One stretch of Astatotilapia calliptera chromosome 3, fAstCal1.2, whole genome shotgun sequence DNA includes these proteins:
- the LOC113010479 gene encoding zinc finger protein 271-like — MTSTQKDQHGARSQRSQEADKPHRRKGEKTYSCDECGKSFTQAGDLKRHQLIHSGVKPYSCDLCGKSFTLAGSLKTHQLFHSGVKAYSCDLCGKSFTEAGSLKKHQLIHSGVKPYSCDLCGKSFTEAGHLKKHQFIHSGVKPYSCDFCGKSFTWAGNLKKHQLIHSGVKPYSCDLCGKSFTLAGSLKRHQLIHSGVKPYSCNFCGKSFTWAGDLKKHQLIHSGVKPYSCDLCGKSFTEAGSLKRHQLIHSGVKLYSCDLCGKSFTQAGNLKTHQLIHSGVKPYSCDLCGKSFTRAGRLKTHQLFHSGVKPYSCDLCGKSFTRAGRLKKHQLIHSGVKPYSCDLCGKSFTEAGSLKKHQLIHSGVKPYSCELCGKSFTRAGDLKKHQLIHSGVKPYSCDLCGKSFTLAGNLNIHLRIHTGIDVSCCDQCGKLSTTDAQLQQLSEERPYKCDLCEKTFKAPNQLKKHQQIHTRK; from the exons ATGACTTCAACAcaaaag gaccaacatggagcgagaagtcagcgctctcaggaggccgacaaacctcacagaagaaaaggagagaaaacctacagctgtgatgagtgtggaaagtcttttacccaggctggagacttaaaaagacaccaactcatccacagtggagttaaaccttacagctgtgacttgtgtggaaagtcttttaccctggctggaagcttaaaaactcaccaactcttccacagtggagttaaagcgtacagctgtgacttgtgtggaaagtcttttaccgagGCTGGAAgcttgaaaaaacaccaactcatccacagtggagttaaaccttacagctgtgacttgtgtggaaagtcttttaccgagGCTGGAcacttgaaaaaacaccaattcatccacagtggagttaaaccttacagctgtgacttctgtggaaagtcttttacctgGGCTGGAaacttgaaaaaacaccaacttatccacagtggagttaaaccttacagctgtgacttgtgtggaaagtcttttaccctggctggaAGCTtgaaaagacaccaactcatccacagtggagttaaaccttacagctgtaacttctgtggaaagtcttttacctgGGCTGGAgacttgaaaaaacaccaactcatccacagtggagttaaaccttacagctgtgacttgtgtggaaagtcttttaccgagGCTGGAAGCTtgaaaagacaccaactcatccacagtggagttaaactttacagctgtgacttgtgtggaaagtcttttacccaggctggaaacttaaaaacacaccaactcatccacagtggagttaaaccttacagctgtgacttgtgtggaaagtcttttacccgggCTGGAAGGTTAAAAACCCACCAACTcttccacagtggagttaaaccttacagctgtgacttgtgtggaaagtcttttacccgggCTGGACgcttgaaaaaacaccaactcatccacagtggagttaaaccttacagctgtgacttgtgtggaaagtcttttaccgagGCTGGAAgcttgaaaaaacaccaactcatccacagtggagttaaaccttacagctgtgagttgtgtggaaagtcttttacccgggCTGGAgacttgaaaaaacaccaactcatccacagtggagttaaaccttacagctgtgacttgtgtggaaagtcttttaccctggctggaAACTt AAATATTCACCTACGGATTCACACTGGAATTGATGTTtcctgctgtgatcagtgtgggaaacTGTCTACAACCGATGCACAGCTACAACAACTctctgaggagagaccttataaatgtgacctgtgtgagaagacttttaaagctccaaatcagctgaaaaaacaccaacagatccacaccagaaagtaa